From Cucumis melo cultivar AY chromosome 1, USDA_Cmelo_AY_1.0, whole genome shotgun sequence, a single genomic window includes:
- the LOC103497606 gene encoding heat shock cognate 70 kDa protein-like, with protein MAGKGESPAIRIDLGTTYSCVDVWQHDRVEIIANDQGNRTTSSYVAFTDSERLIGDAAKNQVAMNPINTVFDAKRLICQRFSDPSVHSDIKLWLFKVIAGPSDKPMIVVNYKGEEKQFSAEEISSMVLIKMKEIAEAYLDTTVKNVIVTIPTYFNDSQRQATKDAGVISGLNVMRIINEPTAAAIAYGLDKKSSSSNTNNC; from the exons ATGGCTGGTAAAGGAGAAAGTCCGGCGATCAGAATCGATCTTGGAACCACGTACTCTTGCGTCGATGTGTGGCAACATGATCGAGTTGAGATCATTGCCAACGATCAGGGCAACAGGACGACGTCGTCGTATGTTGCTTTCACCGACTCTGAGCGCTTGATCGGTGATGCAGCTAAGAATCAGGTCGCCATGAACCCGATTAACACCgtttttg aTGCTAAGCGTTTAATTTGCCAAAGATTTAGCGATCCATCGGTCCATAGTGATATCAAGCTCTGGCTGTTTAAAGTTATTGCCGGTCCTAGCGATAAGCCAATGATTGTTGTAAACTACAAGGGTGAAGAGAAGCAGTTCTCTGCTGAAGAAATCTCTTCTATGGTGCTCATAAAGATGAAGGAGATTGCTGAGGCGTATCTCGACACAACAGTGAAGAATGTCATCGTCACTATCCCGACTTACTTCAACGATTCTCAGAGACAGGCCACCAAGGATGCTGGTGTCATTTCCGGCCTAAATGTGATGCGTATTATCAATGAACCAACAGCTGCCGCCATTGCTTATGGTCTTGACAAGAAGTCGAGCAGCTCTAACACAAATAATTGTTAA